The window TGCAGCCAAACGGCCAGCATCACGACACTGCCTATGAACCAATCGTCAGGCCATTTTGTCGCGCCGATAAAAATTGAAATGGCAGATGACAGAGCCGCAAAGCGCACCAGCGTTCTTATGAACATTATTATATTCCCGAAAAATAGGTATGCATATGGTGGGTGTGCAAAGGCGCAGGTTCAAATTGGTTTGATAGATCAATGATTGCTTATTGATCGTTGAAATCGATCATAACCGGGAGTTTTCTTAACCGGTGATAGATGGTGAAAACGGAAAAAGAGAAGGGTATTGATGATTGATTGGCAATGATAATAAAGATGATGAGCAAATGAAGGTATGCAAAGATGTAATTTAACATAATATACATTATGCGCACCTAGATTGAGTTAGGCCATTTCTGGTATTGTGGCTTTACATCGCATCGAGGTTCATTAAGATAACCCCGGCTTCGGGACTTTTACCTGGCGACTTCGCATGCTCTAGCTCTGGCGCTTGCCCCATTTTCATTCCATGCCTGGCGCTCAGCGAACCACCGTACTTTTTAGCCTGATGCTGATAACCGCTTCACCACCTGCGGCTGCATCCCTTTACACGGCGCTGTGCTTTCGATGTGACTGAACAGATAGATTACGATGGTCGGACATACATTCCATCTGACCTGAACCGAACGCAAATCTCCACCGCTATGATCGCGCTACGTGAATTCTGGAAAAACTTGGCAGGAAAACCCCTGCAAATTTTGTCAAAACACACCGCTTTCAACCGGCTGAAGTACGGCACATTATCGTTGCGAGTGCCGTCGTTGTGGTTTCCAGTGACATTGTCACTCGCACTTCATTCCCTGACCTGTTCGGATAATCTCTTCACCTGCTGATAATGGCGCTAGAATGGCAAAAAATTAACATCCGATGCTAAAAAACCGCCGTAAATTGTTCAAATGCCTAAAACTGAACGATGCTTTAAGAGCACCTAACTCTTTAAAAATCATTTTCATGGAGATATCTGAATGACGACGCAAGCAACAGCACGGCACTCAGCCTTCGCGGTGGCGGTTTACGAATGGTTGAATCCGCTACCTTATGGATTTTTTACCGCGGCACTGATTTTCGACATCATCTATGCCTGTAACGCAGAGATCCTCTGGGTGCAAGGCGCCAGCTGGCTGATCGCTATTGGCCTGATCCTCGCCATTATTCCCCGCCTGATAAATCTGGTTCAGGTATGGATTGGCGTCTCCTGGCCGCAAACATCGGCGGTAAAGCTGCATTTCTGGCTGAATCTGTTCGCCATCGTCTTAGCCATTGTCAATGCTTTCGTGCATAGCCGGGATGCCTACGCCGTAGTGCCACAAGGCGTTGTTCTTTCAGCCATTGTTGTTATATTGCTGAGCATCGCCAATATTCTGCTGGCCGTCGGCACGCGCGCAAAATAAGGAGATTCCACATGAAAACATCCCCTATGGCGATCGCCATTGCTGTCACCTTAATGTTGGCCGGCTGCGACAATAAAGCCGCCATCGATCCTGAACGGCAGATAGGGCCAGATCCCGAACTGCCGGCCGCGCAGAATTTCCTGATGCCGCCGATGCAAGTGCCGAAAGGCGTGGGCTGGCAGGCGGATCGGATGCCAAAAGTCGCCGCAGATCTGAAAATAGAGAAAGTGGCGGACGGTTTCCTGCACCCACGCCAGCTGCTTACCCTGCCCAACGGCGATGTTCTGGTGGTCGAAGCCAATGGCCCCGGTACCGAGGCCGTCACCACGCCCAAACAGCTGGTCGGTGGGCTGGTCAAAGGCCAATCCGGCAAGGGCGGCAAAGGCGGCAACCGCATCACCCTGCTGCGCCCAACCGCAGACGGTAAATGGGAGAAGCATGTTTTCCTGCAGCACCTCAATTCGCCATTCGGCGTGCAGCTGATTGGCAATACGCTGTACGTCGCCAACACCGGCAACATCATGCAATACCCCTATCAGCCAGGCGAAACGCAGATTACCGATGCGGGTAAAGAGCTGGCCGATCTGCCCGATACCATTAACCACCACTGGACCAAGGCGTTGCTCGCCAGCCCCGATGGCAAGAAGCTGTATGCCGGCATCGGCTCCAACAGCAACATTACCGAGAACGGTTTGGCTGTTGAGTATCGCCGCGCCGCCGTGCTGGAAGTAGACGTCGCCTCGGGCGCCAGCCGCATCTTCGCCGCCGGCTTGCGTAACCCGACCGGCCTGCAGTGGGAACCGCAGACCGGCAAGCTTTGGGCCATCGTTAACGAGCGCGACGAGATTGGCGCCGATCTGGTGCCGGATTATCTGACCTCGGTGCAGGATGGCGGTTTCTATGGCTGGCCTTACAGCTATTTCGGCCAGCATGTCGATCATCGGGTTCAACCACCGCGCCCGGATCTGGTGGCCAAAGCCATCAAGCCGGACTACGCCATCAGTTCGCACGTGGCGCCGCTTGGCCTCCTGTTCTATACCGGCGACAACCTGCCGGTCGGTTATCATGGCGGTGCATTTATCAGCGAGCATGGCAGTTGGGATCGCTCGCCGCTGAGCGGCTATCGGGTAAGCTACGTCGCCTTTGAGCAAGGCAAACCGGTCGGCAAACCCAAACCGGTGGTGACGGGCTTTGTCTCTGACGACGAAAAAGAGCTGTATGGCGCCCCCGTTGGGCTGGCGATCGACAAGTCAGGGGCGCTATTGGTGGCGGACGACGTCGGCAATACCGTCTGGCGCATCAGCGCCAAATAGTCCCTCATAGGCGTGGCCATGTTGGCCGCGCCTATGCCTTTTGGTGACATTGTCACTCACCCTGCTACCAGGGCCGTTCATACAGGCTGGTTGATCTCAATTGTGCCCAGGCGCCTGCATGTTTTTCATAGAGCGCGATGATATTCTCGGCCAAAGGGTCCGGCATTATTTTCTCCCGTTTATTTAGATAGGTGAATTATATATGGCAGAAACCGCCTCTGGCGCAGAAATTAAACGCCATATCGCAATAGAATCGCCAACAGGCCGTTGACCCGGCATAAAATGTTTTAACATTTGCAGCATAAACCAGTACAATTCCCTACCCTATGTTAACCCTGTATTTAGGTTAAATGTGTCGTTAATTCAGGCCCATGTATCACGAAGCCGGGCGCCCGCCTGGTTAGGGATATTTGCCATTCTGATGCTGTTTATCGCTCCGGTGATCTCGCGATCCCTGGAGCATGCGCGCGTCGGCAATGCTGAAACGACAACCATGGCGGATTGCGGCATGGAGATGCCGATGCATCACCAGCCGGCACCGGAGCCGAACGCCCATGCGGCGATGACGCACACCGGCAGCCATAACATGGCGATGATGATGGACGACAGCGCCTGCGGTTACTGCGTACTGTTGATCCACGCCCCGCTGCTGGATTTAACCCGGGCGCCGCTGTTCTGGTCTGCCTCAATCAGTTCCCGCGCGCCGCCGCTACGCTATATTCCCCCGCTGTTTGCTCACGTCATTGAGACCGAATTACAGCCTCGCGCCCCGCCCGCTTCTTTCCCGTTGCTTTAAAAATAGTCGTACTGTCGCCGTATTATTCCCGTTGAGGGTTATTCAACCGGGTGGCTTTATTTCGCCCGTAGGAAATAGCGCCGTACGCAATATTATTTTGGATTGATTCCGTTTTTATCGTGGTGTGATATCGCCAGGCCGCCCCGCGCCTGAATAATAATCCACCGCGACGGAAACTATTTTTTGCATTAAGGAAAGATAATGTTCGCAGCAGCTACAAATTATAAAAAGAACGCCGTAAGCCGTTCCATCACCGCCGCCATGCCGCTTTTTCTGTTGGCGACCTTCCACGCCCAGGCGGCGCAGCAGCAACATGGCGCCGCCGACGGTGAGGTGATCACCGTCACCGCACCGCTCTACTCGCCATTGACCATAGTGACGTCGCCGAAAACGCCAAGGCAGCCGGTGCCCGCCAGCGACGGTTCCGACTACCTGAAAACCATCCCCGGCTTCGCGCAAATCCGCAACGGCGGCACCAATGGCGATCCGGTGTTCCGCGGCATGTTCGGCTCACGGCTGAAAATCCTCACCGACGGCTCGGAGATGCTGGGCGCCTGTCCCGCGCGCATGGATGCGCCCACGTCGTATATCTCACCGGAAAGCTACGATTTGCTGACCATCACCAAAGGGCCGCAAACGGTGCTGTGGGGGCCGGGAGCATCGGCCGGCACGGTGCGCTTCGAGCGCGAGCGGCCGCGCTTCGATAAACCGGGCGTCAAAGGCAACGCCAGCGTGCTGACCGGCTCCAACGGCCGGTGGGACGAAAACATCGACGCCAGCCTGGGCGCTGAACAAGGCTATCTGCGCGTGATGGGCAATAAATCCCGCTCAAACGACTACCAGGATGGCGCCAATAACCGGGTGCCGTCACGCTGGGATAAATGGAACGGCGACCTGGCTCTGGGCTGGACGCCGGACAACGACACCCTGCTGGAAGTGACCATGGGCAGAGGCAACGGCGAAGCGCGCTACGCCGGGCGCAGCATGGACGGTTCGCAGTTCAAGCGCGAAAGCCTGGGCATGCGTGTCGAAAAATCGAATATCGGCGAGGTGCTGGATAAGCTGGAGGCGCAGGTCTATTACCACTACGCCAACCACATCATGGATAACACGACCTTGCGCTCCCCCGGCCAGGGCGGCATGTCGATGGGCGGCATGAGCGGGCATCACGGCATGAATATGGCTTCCGGCATGACCATGCAGCTGGATCGCCGCACCCTCGGCGGGCGGGTGATGGCAACCTGGCAGTGGCAGGACGTCAAGTTGGAAAGCGGCGTCGACACCCAGACCAATACCCACCGCAATATGAGCCACGGCGCCTGGCAAAAAGACGCGCAGTTCAATAACTACGGCGCTTTCGGCGAATTGACCTGGGCCGTCAATGAGCAAAACAAAGCGATCGGCGGCGCACGCCTCGATCGCAGCCTGGTGGAAAACTTCTCCAACGGTCAGGACGTGGAGCGCTCAGATACCCTGCCCGCCGGCTTTATGCGCCTTGAGCATACGCTGGCGGAAATGCCGCTGATGCTGTACGCCGGCATCGGCTATACCGAACGCTTCCCCGACTACTGGGAGCTGTTCTCGCCAACCTTCGGGCCAGGCGGCAAACAGGCGTTCTCCAGCGTCAAAAGCGAGAAGACTGCCCAGCTCGATATCGGCGCCCAATACAGCGGCAAGCGCCTCAGCAGCTGGGTCTCGGCCTATGTCGGCCGGGTCGATGACTTTATCCTGTTTAAATACGATCCTCACCACCCGCGCATCAGCCAGGCGGACAACGTTAACGCCAACATCATGGGCGCAGAAATGGGCTTTGGCTACCAGCTGGCGGAACACTGGAAAACCGACGCCAGTCTGGCCTACGCCTGGGGCAAAAACACCAGCGATGGCCGGCCGTTGCCGCAGATCCCCCCGCTGGAGGCGCGCCTCGGGCTGACGTATGAACGCGGCGACTGGAGCAGCACCGGCCTGTGGCGGTTGGTCAGCAGCCAGCACCGAGTGGCTATCAACGAAGGTAACGTGGTGGGCAAGGATTTTGCCGAGAGCCCAGGGTTCGGCGTGCTGTCCGCCAACGTGGCGTATAAGGTGAACAAGAGCGTCAAGCTGAGCACCGGCCTGGACAACATCCTGAACAAAACCTACAGCGAGCACCTGAATCTGGCGGGCAACAGCACCTTTGGCTATTCGGCCAATACCTCGGTTAACGAGCCTGGCCGCACCCTGTGGGCCAAAATCAACGTCAGCTTCTGAGTAAAACCGGGCGAGGGTTCGCCCTTGCCCGGTCAGCGATATGCGATTAGGATCTTAAGATATGTTTTTTAAGTTTTTCCCATCGTTATCCATGGGGATTACTATGCCAGTCAGGGTAAATCAATGGCTGGAGGAAACATGAAAACCATCAATCGCTTTTGGGCTTTGCTCAGCGAGCTGCTGATTGAAAAAGCCGAGGATGCTGTACCAGAGTCCAGCGCACAGGCTGAATCTCATGGCGCCCTGCCGCCGCGCATCGAGCGCTCCGTTCCGCTGGCCGACCGCTTCCTGTTTATGTAATCTCCGGCTGAGTGCGCCTCAGCCAAGCTCCCCCCGCTTAAACCGGCATAGTCATTTCTATTCCACCGTCAGAAGCCTTGCACCGCCTGCATAATATGTTCGCGCAGCCACTGATGAGCCGGATCCCGGTGAGACCGCTCAGGCCATAACATGGTCATTTCAAATCCCGGCACCGCAACCGGCGGTTCAACCACCTGCAGCGCGCTCTGATTACGCAGCAACCGTTCCGGCAGCATGGCCACCAGATCGGAGCTGGCCAGCACCGACAGCACGAACAGAAAATGCGGCACGGAAAGCACCACTCGCCGGGTTAACCCGATTTCCGCCAGTGCCTGGTCGGTAATGCCGAAAAATCCGCCGCCATCCGGTGAAACGATCACCTGTTCGAGCTCGCAGAATTGCCCCAGCGTCAGCTTTTTTTGCAGTTTGGGGTGGCCCATCCGGCCTGCCAATACGTAGCGTTCGTTGAACAAGATACGCTGACGCAGATTCGGCGGCGCGCCTTCCCGGGTATGAAAGGCCAGGTCGATCTCGCCCTGTTCCGCCTGCCGGGCGATGCGCGCCGGCGCGGTTTCCACCACCGCTAACCGGGTATTCGGCGCCGCCGTTCTCAGGCCCGCCAGCGCCGGCAACACGATGGTTGACTCACCGTAATCGAAGGCAGCCACGCGCCAGGTGTTGGCAGCCACGGCGGGATCGAACGCCGCGCTCGGTGCTACCGCCAATTCCAGCGCCGCCAAAGCCTGGCGCAAAGGTTCGCGCAGCTGCTCTGCACGCGCAGTCGGCCGCATGCCGCGCGGGCCAGGCAGCAGTAAGGGGTCGCCAAAAATATCCCGCAGTTTGGCCAGGTGCACGCTGACCGACGGCTGCGAAAAATTAAGCCGCTGCGCCGCCCGGGTGACGTTATGTTCCGCCAGCAGCGCATCCAGCGTTACCAGCAAATTGAGATCCAACTGCCTTAAATTAGTCATGGTAATACCTGGAATATCAGAAATTCATTTCTAATATACCTGACGGATGCCTACCCTGCAGTTATCTTGCAACGGAGGTTTACCATGAATATTTTGATCGTTTACGCCCACCCCGAACCGCAGTCGCTGAACGGCTCGCTGAAGAATTTCGCGGTTAAGCGCCTGCATGATGCGGGCCACCAGGTGCAGGTCTCCGATCTGTACGCCATGAGCTGGAAAGCGGTGCTGGACGCCGATGACAGCCAGGAAGAACAACAGGCGGCGCGTTTTGATCCCTCAGAGGCGTCGCAGCGCGCGTTCGCCGCGGGGCTGCAAAGCGAAGACATCGCACGCGAACAGCAAAAGCTGCTGTGGGCCGACGCCGTGATCCTGCAATTTCCGCTGTGGTGGTTCTCGATGCCGGCGATCCTCAAGGGCTGGGTCGAACGCGTCTATGCCTATGGGTTCGCCTATGGCGTGGGGGAGCATTCCGACGCCCGCTGGGGCGATCGCTATGGCGAAGGCACTCTGGCGGGCAAGCGGGCGATGCTGATCGTCAGCACCGGCGGGTGGCAGTCGCACTATGCGGCGCGCGGTATCAATGGCCCGATCGATGACATCTTGTTCCCGATCCAGCACGGCATTCTGCACTACCCCGGTTTCGAGGTGCTGCCGCCTTTTGTCACCTACCGCACCGGCCGGGTCGACGAGGCGCGCTTCACCACCCTGTGCGACGCCCTGGGGCAGCGGCTTGATGCCCTGTGGCAGACTGCGCCGATCCCTTTCCGGCGGCAAAACGCGGGCGACTATCTGATCCCCCAGCTGACGTTGAAGGATGAGATTGCGCCGCAACGCAGCGGTTTCGGCGCACATCTCCGCTAAGGTCATGCGCCCCGGCCGGGGCGCGGTTAATTCAACGCGGCGATAAAGGCCCGGTAATCTGCGGCGCTGCGTTCGATGTCCTGTCCGCTCAGTTGCGCAGCGGCGCTGTCCGAAGCCGACTCCGCGCCGTAAAAC is drawn from Serratia entomophila and contains these coding sequences:
- a CDS encoding DUF2231 domain-containing protein, yielding MTTQATARHSAFAVAVYEWLNPLPYGFFTAALIFDIIYACNAEILWVQGASWLIAIGLILAIIPRLINLVQVWIGVSWPQTSAVKLHFWLNLFAIVLAIVNAFVHSRDAYAVVPQGVVLSAIVVILLSIANILLAVGTRAK
- a CDS encoding PQQ-dependent sugar dehydrogenase, coding for MKTSPMAIAIAVTLMLAGCDNKAAIDPERQIGPDPELPAAQNFLMPPMQVPKGVGWQADRMPKVAADLKIEKVADGFLHPRQLLTLPNGDVLVVEANGPGTEAVTTPKQLVGGLVKGQSGKGGKGGNRITLLRPTADGKWEKHVFLQHLNSPFGVQLIGNTLYVANTGNIMQYPYQPGETQITDAGKELADLPDTINHHWTKALLASPDGKKLYAGIGSNSNITENGLAVEYRRAAVLEVDVASGASRIFAAGLRNPTGLQWEPQTGKLWAIVNERDEIGADLVPDYLTSVQDGGFYGWPYSYFGQHVDHRVQPPRPDLVAKAIKPDYAISSHVAPLGLLFYTGDNLPVGYHGGAFISEHGSWDRSPLSGYRVSYVAFEQGKPVGKPKPVVTGFVSDDEKELYGAPVGLAIDKSGALLVADDVGNTVWRISAK
- a CDS encoding DUF2946 domain-containing protein; translation: MLFIAPVISRSLEHARVGNAETTTMADCGMEMPMHHQPAPEPNAHAAMTHTGSHNMAMMMDDSACGYCVLLIHAPLLDLTRAPLFWSASISSRAPPLRYIPPLFAHVIETELQPRAPPASFPLL
- a CDS encoding TonB-dependent copper receptor, coding for MFAAATNYKKNAVSRSITAAMPLFLLATFHAQAAQQQHGAADGEVITVTAPLYSPLTIVTSPKTPRQPVPASDGSDYLKTIPGFAQIRNGGTNGDPVFRGMFGSRLKILTDGSEMLGACPARMDAPTSYISPESYDLLTITKGPQTVLWGPGASAGTVRFERERPRFDKPGVKGNASVLTGSNGRWDENIDASLGAEQGYLRVMGNKSRSNDYQDGANNRVPSRWDKWNGDLALGWTPDNDTLLEVTMGRGNGEARYAGRSMDGSQFKRESLGMRVEKSNIGEVLDKLEAQVYYHYANHIMDNTTLRSPGQGGMSMGGMSGHHGMNMASGMTMQLDRRTLGGRVMATWQWQDVKLESGVDTQTNTHRNMSHGAWQKDAQFNNYGAFGELTWAVNEQNKAIGGARLDRSLVENFSNGQDVERSDTLPAGFMRLEHTLAEMPLMLYAGIGYTERFPDYWELFSPTFGPGGKQAFSSVKSEKTAQLDIGAQYSGKRLSSWVSAYVGRVDDFILFKYDPHHPRISQADNVNANIMGAEMGFGYQLAEHWKTDASLAYAWGKNTSDGRPLPQIPPLEARLGLTYERGDWSSTGLWRLVSSQHRVAINEGNVVGKDFAESPGFGVLSANVAYKVNKSVKLSTGLDNILNKTYSEHLNLAGNSTFGYSANTSVNEPGRTLWAKINVSF
- a CDS encoding LysR family transcriptional regulator, with the translated sequence MTNLRQLDLNLLVTLDALLAEHNVTRAAQRLNFSQPSVSVHLAKLRDIFGDPLLLPGPRGMRPTARAEQLREPLRQALAALELAVAPSAAFDPAVAANTWRVAAFDYGESTIVLPALAGLRTAAPNTRLAVVETAPARIARQAEQGEIDLAFHTREGAPPNLRQRILFNERYVLAGRMGHPKLQKKLTLGQFCELEQVIVSPDGGGFFGITDQALAEIGLTRRVVLSVPHFLFVLSVLASSDLVAMLPERLLRNQSALQVVEPPVAVPGFEMTMLWPERSHRDPAHQWLREHIMQAVQGF
- a CDS encoding NAD(P)H-dependent oxidoreductase encodes the protein MNILIVYAHPEPQSLNGSLKNFAVKRLHDAGHQVQVSDLYAMSWKAVLDADDSQEEQQAARFDPSEASQRAFAAGLQSEDIAREQQKLLWADAVILQFPLWWFSMPAILKGWVERVYAYGFAYGVGEHSDARWGDRYGEGTLAGKRAMLIVSTGGWQSHYAARGINGPIDDILFPIQHGILHYPGFEVLPPFVTYRTGRVDEARFTTLCDALGQRLDALWQTAPIPFRRQNAGDYLIPQLTLKDEIAPQRSGFGAHLR